The Sulfuricella sp. DNA segment GGCAGCATCGAGTTCGATGGCCAGGCGCTCAGCGGCGGCAAGAAACTCGCCGACGGCTACTGGATCTCGGACGACAAGCAGTTCACTTTTACGCAGGTGGAAAATAGCGACGGCGGCAACGACCTGGTCATTTCACGCCGGGGGCAGAATGACGGCATACGCATCCAGAACTGGCAGGCAGGCCAGCTCGGCATCACCCTGGATGACACGCCGGCGGACAAAGACCAGCCCGCCTTCCAGGTCACCGGCGACCAGAAACCTGTTGCCGATGGCGAAGGCAACTACAGCTATGACAGCTACGACAACGTCGTGACCACGGGCGAAGCGCAGCCGGGGTTTGCGGATGTGATCTTCGGCTCGAATGATAACGACAAGCTCTCCGGTGGCGAGGGCAATGACGGCATCTCCGGCTATATGGGCGATGACGAGATCGACGGCGGCGCGGGCGACGACCTGCTCTCCGGCGGCGCCGGACAGGACCATATTCTGGGGGGCGCCGGCAACGACTACATCTTTGCCGGCGGGACCTACAACGGCACGCGCGTCAAAGACCCGAATGATGACCCCTATGTACCGCCGCCCAATTCCAGGATCGTCGGCGCGACCTGGGCGGTGTATCCCTCCGAGGTGGTGCTCGACGGCGAGCCT contains these protein-coding regions:
- a CDS encoding calcium-binding protein gives rise to the protein MLVADLPPVPAQETPIVWVQTVPRSGEDGARLEGVRNEATCGAMPVGYCALRGLSDYHLVFGTAQSDTLTGSANKDYLFGGGGGAGDDTLNGSAGADQLFGGDDGDTLDGGDGSDKLFGDDGDDVLTGGTGSDLLQGGAGDDTYRFSSGDGVDVIRDADGQGSIEFDGQALSGGKKLADGYWISDDKQFTFTQVENSDGGNDLVISRRGQNDGIRIQNWQAGQLGITLDDTPADKDQPAFQVTGDQKPVADGEGNYSYDSYDNVVTTGEAQPGFADVIFGSNDNDKLSGGEGNDGISGYMGDDEIDGGAGDDLLSGGAGQDHILGGAGNDYIFAGGTYNGTRVKDPNDDPYVPPPNSRIVGATWAVYPSEVVLDGEPTTVDTIQSVGNDGMPSSPSSRLWPAGKLTQKLLTPSETWAMQATNEGRYKAAA